From the genome of Desulfatibacillum aliphaticivorans DSM 15576:
TGCCCTTGCGGTTTGATGTCCACGTCACTGTCGAGGCTCCCCGCCGGAACGACCAGCAATGCTCCGTTCATCTGGATGTTTGGAAGAGCCGACCCGCACATTGGACAGAAACTTTTTATGTGGCCTTCTGATTTGAAGTCAAAGGTTTGCACATCATCCTTCCCTGACAACCAGGTCAGCCTGGCTGTGGAGGAAAAAAGGTTTGCCGCATGAGCGGAACCGGTGTCTTTGCGGCAACGTTCGCAATGGCAAAGAAAAAAGTTTTCAAACTCTCCGTCCACTTCAAACCGTATTTTCCCGCAAAGGCAAGATCCCTTGTATATCATAATATTTCCTTAGCTTTTTTTGGGTTTCCATGGCGGCGCACCGCCGCGCCAGGCCCTCCGTTAAAAAATACCCTGCGCCGCTCCGCAGCCCGGAACGGCGCAGGGTCATAATGTTCTC
Proteins encoded in this window:
- a CDS encoding GFA family protein — protein: MDGEFENFFLCHCERCRKDTGSAHAANLFSSTARLTWLSGKDDVQTFDFKSEGHIKSFCPMCGSALPNIQMNGALLVVPAGSLDSDVDIKPQGHIYCRNKANWDNALSEIPRFDELPEKYKGF